The sequence below is a genomic window from Deltaproteobacteria bacterium.
GGTCATCGTCATGGCCAACTCCTTCAGCACGGTCGGGAAGGCGGAAGTCAGCCGGCTGCGTGCCGGCGGTGAGAAAGTGGGGCTGCTGCGGCTGCGGTTGGTGCGGCCATTCCCCGTCGCCACCATCGTCGCGGCGCTGAGCGGCCGGCGCGCGGTGGCAGTGATTGATCAAAACATCTCGATCGGCAAGGGCGGCATTCTCTTCGCCGAGGTGGCCAGCGTGCTGCGCGGCGGCAGCGCGCCGCCGTTGCGGTCGTTCATCGGCGGTCTCGGCGGCCGGCGGTTTCGCAGCGAGGAGTTCGACCTGATGTTGGCGGCCCTGCGTCAGGCGGAACACAGCGGCGGTTCATCCGAGCCGCACTTGCTCTTCAGCGAGACCGAGTACCTGCAGTTGCGCGAGATGCTACGCATCGCCCACGGGCAGAAATGACCCGCCATGCAAACCCGCCGTGAGATCTATAAGAGCATCAAGGAAATCCCCCGCGAGGAGTTCCTCGCCGGCGGCACCGGTTTGTGCGCCGGCTGCGGCGGCCTGCTCGCACTGCGGTTGTTTCACAAGGCGCTCGGGGCCAAGACCGTGGTGGTCAATGCCGCCGGCTGCATGACCCTGGTTGCGGTGTTTCCGTTCACGCCGTTCCACTCCTCTTGGCTGTACACCGCGATGGCATCGGCCCCGGCCGGGGCGCAAGGTATCCGCGACGCCCTCGATGTCTTGATTGCCAAGGGCAAGCTGCCCGCCGACGAGGATCTCAAGGTGGTGGTGGTAACGGGCGACGGTGCCGCGACCGGCATCGGCTTGCAGGCCACGCTCGCCGCCATCTACCGCGGGCTGGACTTCTACTACTTCTGTTACGACAACGAGGCGTTCGCCAACACCGGCTTTCAGATGTCACCGGCGTCACCGTTGGGCTCGCGGACCGCTACCACGCCGATAGGAACCACCACGCGTAAGGAGAACCTGTTCGAGCTGTGGCGGGCTCAGCGTCCGCCGTTCGTAGCCACCGTGTCCCCGGCTTATCCGCTCGACTTGATGGACAAGGTCGCCCGCGCCGGCCGCTGGCGCGGACCCAAGCTGTTCATCAGCCTGTCGTCATGCCCGCCCGGCTGGGGCATTGAACCGGCGGATTCCGTCGAGGTGGCCAAGCTGGCTGTTGATACCGGCGTCTGGCCGCTGAAGGAAGCACATGACGACGAGGTGGTTCACACCGTGATCCCGCACCGGCTGCACCCGGTCGAGGAGTATTTAAAGCGCCAAGCCCGTTACCGGCATCTCTTCGAGCCGGTGCGAAAGGCCGACATCTTGCGCCAACTACAGGCCGACGTTGACGGCTACTGGCAGCGGCTCGGCGCCGCCGCCCCGGTTGCGCGCGTTGCCCAGGATGATTGGTCGGTTTGAGGCGCGCTTGCGTTGGAGTGAGAAGAGGGATGACTCGTTACTTCAAGATCGCGGCACTGGCGCTGCTTGCCTTTCTCATTGGCGGGCGGGCGATTCGTATTGAGCGCACCAACCCGCCGGTGGAGGGCGAGATCGAGGCGCCGCCCGAGATCAAGGCCGCGCTGCGCCGCGCCTGCTACGATTGCCACTCCAACGAGACGGTGTGGCCTTGGTATAGCGACCTGGCGCCGATCTCGTGGCTGCTCGCCCACGACGTCAGCGAGGGGCGCGAGGAGCTGAACTTCTCCAGCTGGGGCAAGTACGCCGATAAGCGCAAAGCCAAGAAGCTCAAAGAAAGTGCCGAGGAGATCGCCGAAGGCGAGATGCCGCCGTGGTACTACGAAGTCATGCACCCGAGCGCCAGCCTGAGCACCACCGAGCGCAACGCCCTGATCGAGTGGGCGAAGCAGGGGACCAAGCCGTAAACCTCCGCCGCTCGTCTCAGCGCACGGTTACAATCACCCGCCGTTCGCGCGGGCCGTCGAGCTCGACCACCATGATGGCTTGCCACCGGCCCAGGAGCAGCTCGCCGTCGCGCACCGGGACGGTTTCTCCCGGGCCGAGGATCGCCGCCTTGATGTGAGCGGCGGCGTTGTTGTCAACCCGATCGTGGCGCCAAATGCCTTGCGGAACGAGTTTGGCAAGCGCATCGAGCAGGTCGACGCCGACGTTGGGATCGTCGTTTTCGTTGATCACCACCGCGGCAGTGGCGTGGGCGACATAGACCGAGCAGATGCCTTCGCTGAGCCCGGCGGCGCGCACCACCTCGGCCACCGACTGGGTGATGTCGAGCATCTCGAACTGGCGCTGCGAGCGCACTCGCAATTCGCGCTGCATTACCGCCGGCTCACGGCCGCCCGTGCCATCAAAGTGACATCCGCTCACATCCAGGCGCCGCCGTCGACGCGTAGGATCTTGCCGGTGACGAACTGGGCATCGTCGCTGGCAAGGTAGACGGCGGCCTTGCCGATGTCCTCGGGTTGTCCCGGGCGACCCAGAGGGATCGACGCCACCAAGGCGTCGCCGTAGAACTTGATCATGCGCTCGCCCATGTCGGTAACGATCACTCCCGGGGCGATACAGTTCACCCGCACTCCGGCGGGGGCGCACTCCTTGGCCAGTGACTTGGTGAGCGCGTTGACGCCGGCCTTGGCCACGTAGTACGGCGACCCCATCGGGCCGCAGAGATCGGCGCCCACGGACGAGATCAAGATGATCGCCCCCCGCCGGCGGTCGACCAAATGCTTGGCGGTTGCCTTACAGGTGTAAAACACCCCGTGCAGGTTGACGCCGATCACCCGGTGCCAGTGGTCGATGTCCATGTCCCACACCGACTGCACGCGCGAGGCGATGCCGGAGTTCGCCACCACGATATCGAGCTGGCCGAAATGCTGCAGGGCCTGGTCGGCCATCGCCTGCACCTGCGGCCACTCGGCCACGTCCGCCCGAATCGCAATCGCCTTGCGGCCCAGCGCCGTAATAGCGCCGGCGGTGTCGTGCGCCGCGGCCTCGTCGCGCCGGTAGTTGAGCGCGACATCCGCCCCCGCGCGCGCCAGCTCGATCGCGATGCCGCGGCCGATGCCGCGCGATCCACCGGTGACGAGGGCGATCTTACCGTCTAGTTTTCCCATGGCTCGTTCTCAATCGCTTTACGCCCGCGCCGGGGTGACTCACTTCTTGTACTCGATCAGCTGCAGCCGCACCCCGTGGGTGGCCTCGGGGCTGACGTAGGCCAGGCGCACGTCCGTGCCCAGCGCGGCCGGCGGGGTCACCGCGATACCCTTGGCCGCCAACAACTGTCGGGCCTGATCGAGATCCTCGACTTCGAGCGCGAGCACGTACAGCCCTTCGCCTTGATCGGCGATGAACTTGCCCGCCGGGCTATGTGCCGTTGCGGGCGAGAACAGCTCGAGCTGAGCGTCGCCGATTTGGAGCAGGGCGCAGTGCACTCCCAGCGCCGGCAGCTCCTGGCGCCGGGCGACGGGAAAGCCGAAGTTCGTGCTGTAGGTCTTCACCGCCGCCTCGAGGTCACTGACCGCGATGGCGAGGTGGTCTATCTTCTTGGCCAGCGCCATGATCACTGCTCCTCGGCAAACGGCTCGGCGTATTCGACCAGCACGCCGTGGCTAGCTTTGGGGTGCAGGAAGCAGATCATGCCGGCCAGTCCGCGGCGCGGGGCCTTGTCGATCACCGCGATACCCTGCGCCATTGTCGTAGCGAGCTCGCGGGTGACGTCGTCGGTCTCGAAGCAGACGTGGTGCATGCCCTCGCCGCGCCTTGCGAGAAACTTGGCCACGCCGCCGTCGGGGTTGATCGGTTCGAGCAGCTCGATCTCGCTGTTGCCGATGGTCAGCAGCGCGGCTTTCACGCCTTGGTCCTCGACCGTAGCGACCTTGTGCACCGGCAAGCCGAGCGTGTCGCGATAGAAGGCGTAGGCGGTCTCGAGATTGCGCACTACGATACCGACGTGATGGATTTTCTTGAGCATGATTCTTGGCGTCCTCGGGTTGGTGCGATGAAACTCGGGCAATCCTTAATCCAGGAGCCTAGCGCAAACAAGGCCGCGGAGGCCGAAGCTGCTGACGCCGTTTGCGGCTTCGCGCAACGAGGTGCTCTCGGGCTGCGCCAAGGGCACGGATGGCCGCGAAGGGCGGCAAGCTGGTGTTCTGAGAGCCGAGCCTGCTAAGGGGGGAGGCGTGATGACCGGCGCACGAGATGGAGAGCCGGTGCCATCCAGTGTAACCGCCGCACCGCAGGAGATGGGTGCCCCTGCTCGGCCGCTGGCCGGCGCCGGCACCTTGATCGCGCTCGGTGTCGGCTGGCTCGGCACGCAGGTGTTCTGGGCCTTCAACACCGGGACGATGCCGCTGTTTCTCAAGGGTTACACCGACTCGAAGTTCTCGATCTCGCTGGTGCTGAGTTTGGCGGGTGTCAGCGGCTGCGTGGTGGGCCCGGTGATCGGCTATCTCAGCGATCGCACCGTTTCGCGCTTCGGCCGGCGCCGGCCCTACATTGTCAGCGGCATGCTCGGCGCCGCCCTTCTTCTGCTCGCGCTGTCGCATGCGGAAACTTTCGCCGCGGTGGTGGCTCTGGCCGTGGTGATGTACGGGGCCATCAATATTGCCCAGGCGCCCTACTTGTCGCTGCTCCCGGATGTGACGCCGTCGCACCAGCGCAGCACAGCCAGCGGCGTGATGAACCTGGTGGGCAGCCTCGGGCTGATCGCCTACTTCGCCGGCAGCGCCGTGTTGTGGGAGCGCCACCCGTCGGTGGTGTTCGTGCTGGTCGCACTGGTGCTGGTCGGGGCGATGCTGGTGCCAGTCACGCTCGTGCGCGAGCCGGCGGCGGTGCCGTCACCATCCGGCAGCGGTTTTCGCGCTCATTTGCGCAGCCTGCGGCGTGAGCGGCCGCTGCTGACCTATTTCGCGGCCAGCTCGTGCTGCTGGCTCGGCCACTGGATTGCGGTGACCTTCTTCACACTGTTCGTGGTCGAAGAACTGGGCGTAGCGGAAGGCTCGTCACAATACGTTCCGTTGGTCTTCGGCTTGTCGGCCACCGTCGCCACGCTGCCGCTGGGGATGCTAGGCGACCGCGTCGGGCGCAAGCGGCTGCTGTGCTGGCTGGTCGCCGCTTGGCTGGTGGTGGCGATTGCAACGGCTTTCATACAGACCCTGCCGCAGGCATTGCTGGCGGCGGCACTGACGGCGATACCCTTTGCCGGCCTGATGGCAGTCGGCTACGCCTTGATGCTCGATCTGATACCGCCGCAGCGGACGGCCGAGTTCGTCGGGCTCAGCTTCATCCCCGGGGCGGTGCCGCAGATTATCGGGCCGCTGCTCGGCGGGCTGCTCATCGATACCCTCGGGTATCGAGCGATCTTTCCCGCCGCGGCCTGCGCTCAGCTGCTCGGGTTGATCATTCTGCGCTCGGTTTCGAGCCCGCCGCGCGAGCCGGCTGCGTGACCGCGGCGCTGCTGATATTCGGCGCCACCTATCTGGTGCTGGTCACCGGCGAGCTGCCGGGGTTTCGCGTCTATCGTCCCAGCGGCGCGCTGATCGGGGCCGTCTGCGTGGTGGTGTTCGGGGTGCTACCGCCCGATCGCCTGCTGGCGGTGATCGACTTTCCCACGTTGGTGCTGTTGTTCTCGATGATGATCGCGGCGCCCGCCGCCACGGCGTGAAGATCGGCGCGCTGGCGTATCTGCGCGTCGGCGTGCCGCTGACGGTGATCACGATCTCCCTGGGGATGCTGTTTCTGCTCGGCTGCTGAAGACTCGCATCCTCTCGCCAGCCGGCCGCGCGCAGCTGGATTGTGGCTCCAATTGCCGCTACAAGATCGGGCCACGAGTGACACGGGGCCATGGCTCACGATCAATCGCGGCGATCTTGGATTCTCTGCGTGCTCTTCGGAGCCGGCGTTGTCGGCTTCGTCATGTGGTTCGGCAGCGTGATTCCGAACCGGACGTGCACCGGCCCGCTGCCGCCAGGAGTGTCCGCGCTGCTCGCCTATCAGCTGTCGCGCACGCCGGCTGACATCGAGGCTGTGTTCGGTACGCCGGCCGACCCCTGCCGGGCAGGGATGATCGCGGCGATGGATCGCGCCAACACCGTGGACCTGGCCGGCTTCATCGCCACGTACAGCGTGTATCTCGCTTGCTTCTTCCTGGCGCTTCGGCGCGCCGGCACGGGAGCGGTCGCGGGCACCGGCCTCGCGGCGGTCCTCGTGGCAGCGGTATTCGACGTGCTCGAAACCTCGACCCAGCTCCGCATCACCGGCGAATTACCCGGCGGCAGCACCGCGCTGGCGCTCCTCGCCATCGGCAGCGCCGGAAAGTTCCTCGGCCTCGCCGTAGTTTGTCTGTGCGCCGGGGTGGCGATGTACGCCCGCGGGAAATCGGTCGGGCGAATCGCGGGCGCCGCATGCATCGCGGGCGCCGTGATGGTCGTCGCCGGCCTCGTGTCAGCGCCAGCGCGCGCGGCACTCTCGGCGGGGAATGCCATCGCCTGGGTCGTCATGTTGCTGTACGCCGCGCAGGCCGCCGTGCGGCCGGCGTAGACCAAACCGGCGTCGGTTAGTTAGTCAACGCGGCGCGAGCGACTCACGAGCCCTGCGGTGCGAGCGACTGAATTGTCCGGCGGATCGCTTCAGGGTCAAGCGCCA
It includes:
- a CDS encoding pyruvate synthase, translated to MQTRREIYKSIKEIPREEFLAGGTGLCAGCGGLLALRLFHKALGAKTVVVNAAGCMTLVAVFPFTPFHSSWLYTAMASAPAGAQGIRDALDVLIAKGKLPADEDLKVVVVTGDGAATGIGLQATLAAIYRGLDFYYFCYDNEAFANTGFQMSPASPLGSRTATTPIGTTTRKENLFELWRAQRPPFVATVSPAYPLDLMDKVARAGRWRGPKLFISLSSCPPGWGIEPADSVEVAKLAVDTGVWPLKEAHDDEVVHTVIPHRLHPVEEYLKRQARYRHLFEPVRKADILRQLQADVDGYWQRLGAAAPVARVAQDDWSV
- a CDS encoding heme-binding domain-containing protein — translated: MTRYFKIAALALLAFLIGGRAIRIERTNPPVEGEIEAPPEIKAALRRACYDCHSNETVWPWYSDLAPISWLLAHDVSEGREELNFSSWGKYADKRKAKKLKESAEEIAEGEMPPWYYEVMHPSASLSTTERNALIEWAKQGTKP
- a CDS encoding YjbQ family protein; translation: MQRELRVRSQRQFEMLDITQSVAEVVRAAGLSEGICSVYVAHATAAVVINENDDPNVGVDLLDALAKLVPQGIWRHDRVDNNAAAHIKAAILGPGETVPVRDGELLLGRWQAIMVVELDGPRERRVIVTVR
- a CDS encoding SDR family oxidoreductase, translating into MGKLDGKIALVTGGSRGIGRGIAIELARAGADVALNYRRDEAAAHDTAGAITALGRKAIAIRADVAEWPQVQAMADQALQHFGQLDIVVANSGIASRVQSVWDMDIDHWHRVIGVNLHGVFYTCKATAKHLVDRRRGAIILISSVGADLCGPMGSPYYVAKAGVNALTKSLAKECAPAGVRVNCIAPGVIVTDMGERMIKFYGDALVASIPLGRPGQPEDIGKAAVYLASDDAQFVTGKILRVDGGAWM
- a CDS encoding VOC family protein, yielding MALAKKIDHLAIAVSDLEAAVKTYSTNFGFPVARRQELPALGVHCALLQIGDAQLELFSPATAHSPAGKFIADQGEGLYVLALEVEDLDQARQLLAAKGIAVTPPAALGTDVRLAYVSPEATHGVRLQLIEYKK
- the mce gene encoding methylmalonyl-CoA epimerase, which translates into the protein MLKKIHHVGIVVRNLETAYAFYRDTLGLPVHKVATVEDQGVKAALLTIGNSEIELLEPINPDGGVAKFLARRGEGMHHVCFETDDVTRELATTMAQGIAVIDKAPRRGLAGMICFLHPKASHGVLVEYAEPFAEEQ
- a CDS encoding MFS transporter, coding for MTGARDGEPVPSSVTAAPQEMGAPARPLAGAGTLIALGVGWLGTQVFWAFNTGTMPLFLKGYTDSKFSISLVLSLAGVSGCVVGPVIGYLSDRTVSRFGRRRPYIVSGMLGAALLLLALSHAETFAAVVALAVVMYGAINIAQAPYLSLLPDVTPSHQRSTASGVMNLVGSLGLIAYFAGSAVLWERHPSVVFVLVALVLVGAMLVPVTLVREPAAVPSPSGSGFRAHLRSLRRERPLLTYFAASSCCWLGHWIAVTFFTLFVVEELGVAEGSSQYVPLVFGLSATVATLPLGMLGDRVGRKRLLCWLVAAWLVVAIATAFIQTLPQALLAAALTAIPFAGLMAVGYALMLDLIPPQRTAEFVGLSFIPGAVPQIIGPLLGGLLIDTLGYRAIFPAAACAQLLGLIILRSVSSPPREPAA